The following coding sequences lie in one Xylocopa sonorina isolate GNS202 chromosome 15, iyXylSono1_principal, whole genome shotgun sequence genomic window:
- the LOC143430574 gene encoding calaxin-like, with amino-acid sequence MSGERSLSSSAKPRMNHGSSGGVGVGADVRGAVSLRAGATLMKSVSIFLMSGRKASVVGKRQTSGSPKHEPRRKPRRRMPVAGSARNTAYTMKLTESLKRKTRFSWSELDNLCKLYKKLISSGQQQVGQSVIIGRRPQPNQTMEGIDRTIFRELLHNTFKVITEVALVERIFCCWDRENEGIIRLEPWVMGLDLYLRGSLREKIEFCFKVYDLNNDGFIMKDEIFQLFKNCLMKQPGEEDPDEAVKDLSELALKKLDVDRDGKISFLDYKVAVTEEPLLLEAFGQCLATDETCASILATLQS; translated from the exons ATGTCCGGCGAACGCAGCCTCTCGTCGAGCGCGAAACCTCGAATGAATCACGGGAGCAGCGGCGGCGTCGGCGTCGGCGCCGACGTCCGAGGCGCCGTCAGCCTTCGTGCAGGCGCGACGTTGATGAAAAGCGTCTCGATCTTCTTGATGAGCGGCCGCAAAGCGTCCGTCGTCGGCAAACGGCAGACTTCCGGTAGCCCCAAGCACGAGCCGCGAAGAAAGCCGCGCAGGAGGATGCCCGTCGCCGGAAGCGCGAGGAACACCGCGTACACGATGAAGCTGACCGAATCGCTGAAGAGGAAGACCAGATTCTCGTG GTCAGAGTTGGACAATCTGTGCAAGCTGTACAAGAAGCTGATCAGCTCTGGACAGCAACAAGTAGGACAATCGGTTATCATAGGGAGGAGACCACAGCCGAATCAAACTATGGAG GGTATAGACAGGACAATCTTCCGCGAGCTGTTGCACAACACGTTCAAAGTGATCACGGAGGTTGCGCTGGTGGAGCGTATATTCTGCTGCTGGGACCGGGAGAACGAGGGAATAATCCGTCTGGAGCCGTGGGTCATGGGATTAGATCTGTATCTGCGCGGCAGCCTGCGTGAGAAGATCGAATTCTGCTTCAAGGTGTACGACTTGAATAACGACGGTTTCATCATGAAGGATGAGATATTTCAATTGTTCAA GAATTGTCTAATGAAACAGCCAGGCGAGGAGGATCCCGACGAGGCAGTGAAAGATCTGTCCGAGCTGGCGTTGAAGAAGCTGGACGTGGATCGTGACGGGAAAATCTCTTTTCTAGACTACAAGGTGGCTGTGACGGAGGAGCCTCTGCTGTTGGAAGCTTTTGGACAGTGTCTGGCGACGGACGAGACTTGCGCCTCTATTCTAGCTACGTTGCAGTCGTGA
- the LOC143430771 gene encoding uncharacterized protein LOC143430771 — MLKSTVKDIMMKQAILLGSQELEQLLIHFPNVNNLVQREMQLFKELNTILRELIQDGTISMKNIDHAIGEMLETSTPSGVIEPPSKNDNGLWSLLNSSEKLNAYQRNGRINEGQIIQRLPVSQVDTTNDLEMKTAKNIAKTLDNVLMDIQNHVTFVRSVFEKLCRKHHSVQSTRSNEGTIEESKDQPKKVSILEN; from the exons ATGTTGAAGAGCACCGTAAAGGACATCATGATGAAGCAGGCGATCTTATTAGGAAGCCAGGAGCTCGAACAACTCTTGATTCACTTCCCCAACGTGAACAATCTCGTGCAACGCGAG ATGCAATTGTTCAAGGAATTGAACACGATTCTGAGAGAGCTGATTCAAGACGGGACTATTTCGATGAAGAACATCGACCACGCGATCGGCGAGATGTTGGAGACGAGTACGCCATCGGGGGTCATTGAACCACCGTCCAAGAACGACAATGGTTTGTGGAGTCTGTTGAATTCGTCGGAGAAACTGAACGCATATCAGCGAAATGGTCGAATTAACGAGGGCCAAATAATTCAGA GACTTCCAGTCTCTCAAGTGGATACCACGAACGATCTAGAAATGAAAACTGCGAAGAACATCGCTAAGACTCTGGACAACGTGTTGATGGATATTCAGAATCACGTGACGTTCGTTCGAAGCGTCTTCGAGAAACTTTGCAG GAAACATCATTCCGTGCAATCGACGCGATCGAACGAGGGTACGATCGAAGAATCCAAGGATCAGCCCAAGAAAGTATCGATACTGGAAAATTAA
- the LOC143430637 gene encoding uncharacterized protein LOC143430637, protein MKIAVIVLIAALATVCAYPTYSDNEEQEPLLIRVVREAKPDPHLVGGLGGIGGFGVIGGFGLGRIHRGYGGYGGGYPYHGYGGGYPYHGYGGGGYPHHGFGGGGYPYGGYGGGANSYANAGSFSSPFGSASFASAKAGSYGYGR, encoded by the exons ATGAAGATCGCGGTGATCGTCTTAATCGCGGCGCTGGCGACCGTCTGTGCCTACCCTACCTACTCTGACAATGAGGAACAAG AACCACTATTGATAAGGGTGGTCAGAGAAGCAAAGCCTGATCCACACTTAGTCGGAGGACTCGGAGGAATCGGTGGTTTTGGTGTCATTGGTGGATTTGGTCTTGGGAGAATCCATCGTGGCTACGGAGGCTACGGTGGTGGCTACCCTTATCACGGCTATGGTGGTGGTTACCCTTATCACGGCTATGGCGGTGGTGGCTACCCTCATCACGGCTTTGGCGGTGGTGGTTACCCTTACGGAGGCTACGGAGGTGGTGCCAATAGCTACGCTAACGCTGGATCCTTCAGCTCTCCGTTTGGCAGCGCGTCGTTTGCGAGTGCAAAAGCTGG ATCCTACGGATACGGACGATAA
- the LOC143430789 gene encoding uncharacterized protein LOC143430789, translating into MAQWIGLALLVVATTVAVAESRAIPAEPISVMLDPYGNPIVFLREKRTAVHPYPHRAMMFTGYYRPVRRSSHSGQATGVFAQGNAVSGEAFFGGMQPPHLNNGPEPIEEQEVSSAEAQAAPGVEESYNEDEQPVVQQEEEYQPDAHRPQEEAHYPQDDQQNQEDEQHQHKQQGALPPQEEQEPVPVFTTEAAPVTPAEEPVYTSTELSANRPKVHHGKKNKKTPVVVEDDEEEEDEDDDELSVPFVPFKGNRRRQNYPNLNNFFPMVFSFPGGSTRSGSSGGSPPGAVTAIANSYSTGKGGVASSVATAYGGSPNGKKRRTPPVEE; encoded by the exons ATGGCACAGTGGATCGGTCTGGCACTGCTCGTCGTGGCGACGACGGTAGCTGTGGCAGAGTCTAGGGCTATCCCTGCTGAACCGA TTTCAGTAATGTTGGACCCCTACGGGAACCCCATAGTCTTCCTGCGGGAGAAGAGGACAGCCGTGCACCCGTATCCCCACAGAGCCATGATGTTCACCGGCTACTACAGACCCGTTCGCCGTTCGAGTCACAGCGGCCAGGCGACCGGCGTCTTCGCGCAGGGGAACGCCGTGAGCGGCGAGGCCTTTTTCGGTGGCATGCAACCGCCACACTTGAACAACGGCCCGGAACCGATCGAGGAACAGGAAGTGTCGAGCGCTGAGGCGCAGGCGGCGCCAGGAGTCGAAGAGTCCTACAACGAGGACGAGCAGCCTGTCGTGCAACAGGAAGAAGAGTACCAACCAGACGCGCATCGTCCCCAGGAGGAAGCCCACTATCCACAGGATGACCAACAAAATCAAGAGGACGAACAGCATCAGCATAAACAGCAGGGTGCCTTGCCACCACAG GAAGAACAGGAACCGGTTCCAGTGTTCACCACTGAGGCAGCCCCGGTGACTCCTGCCGAGGAGCCAGTTTACACCAGCACAGAACTGTCCGCGAATCGTCCGAAGGTTCACCATGGGAAGAAGAACAAGAAGACCCCAGTCGTGGTCGAGGAtgacgaggaggaagaagacgaggacgacgacgagctGTCTGTACCCTTCGTGCCCTTCAAAGGCAATCGCCGCCGACAGAACTACCCGAACCTGAACAATTTCTTCCCCATGGTGTTCAGTTTCCCTGGTGGGTCCACTAGATCTGGATCCTCCGGTGGTTCTCCACCTGGAGCCGTAACTGCGATCGCTAACAGTTACTCCACTGGAAAGGGGGGTGTTGCTAGCTCTGTGGCGACTGCTTACGGTGGATCACCTAATGG GAAAAAACGGCGTACACCGCCGGTCGAAGAATAG